The nucleotide window AAAGAAATCTGCCGGTTGTCTAGGAAGTATTTCAGCCACTTCTCACTGTCATGGCAAATGATCTTCGGTTCGGCCCGATCGAGCAGCAGGGCGGGCCGGATGTCGGTGATGTCGGCCACCGTCTCCGCCGCCGTCAGCGCGACCCGGCAGGTGTTGTCTTCGGTTGCGGCGGCCAGTGCGCCATCTGCCAGCAGCAGCACAACCTCCTGTTCAGCGTTCTCAAAGAACAGCTCGTTGCAGGCGATAACGTCGATACGCTCGAAATGATCTGTCAGGTACGACCGGAGTTGAGCAGCATAGGTGACTTGTAGAATTTCCGCCGGCAGGACGAGCGCCAAGCGGCCACCCGGTTTTAGGCTGGCCGTCGCCGCAACGACGAACGGCACCCAGATGTTGGTCAGACGGTTCGGTTTCAGCCCCTGATCGCCCATGATCGCCATGGCGCGGGCGCGGTGCGGTTCGGGGAAAGACTGATAACGAATAAAGGGAGGATTGCCCACGATCACGTCGAAAGCGGGTTGATCGGTTCCCTGCCACCAACCGAAGAAATCCGAGTTGCAAACGATTTTGTCCGCGGCTTTTCCGAGATCGGGGCGCAGGCGTTCCGTCGCCGCGCGCGCTTCTGCGGTGACGATCTCAACACCGGTGAGGTGATGTGGAATCTTCGCAGGTGTCACGCCCAACGACAAAAGTCTCTGGGCGGCTGCTTCCAAGAAAGCGCCATCACCACAGCTCGGCTCCAGTACGGTGTCATCAGCAGACTGGATCGCCCATTCACAAAGCCACGCTGCGACCTGTGCAGACGTGTAGTAGCCACCTCGCAACTTGTCTTTGTCTAGGTCAGCAAAGCGACCGCGCGGTGACACTGTAGAGGCGGCAACCTTTGATTTAGGAGCGCGGGGTTTGGTGGTGCGAGCGGAAGTCATTCTTTCCCCATATGAAGCAGAGGCATGTCTTCCTTGAGGAGACGGTCAACCGCTTCGCGGACGACCCATGCTACTGATACTCGATTCTTGCGGGCTATCTCGTTTAGCTCCCTATGCTGCTCCGCTGTCAGGCTGACTGACAGGCGATGGGCCGACTTGTCATCGTGGACATGTGGTGCGTTTTGCATAGCGGCTCTAAAGTGATTTGCCTTTGCACCACCTTGCACCACATCGGTGCAAGGCGCAACGCGGCCCTCGACTACCTCGACCGATTTTCTGCCGAAGCAGATGTAGCCCGACGCATCGTCCCTGGATGTTTGTAAGCACATATCCAGGTCACCTAAATTTATGCCAGACGCCACCCTCCAGTCGTAAGACCGCCGCCGATCAGCTTTCCCCGAAAGAGGGGCTTTAGAGGGCTATAGCGTAGACGTAGTTATCATCATCGCCCGGCGTGGCGCACCATTTTCCTTAGACTGCTTGAATGATCGCCTTGCGAAGCCTTTCCTGGGTCGGTCCAGCCTTTAAGGCTGATGCTCTGCCGCTGTGCTCAGCCCTGTAGGGCGCGCCTGCACGGGGAAGCTTTGAAGCCGCGGGCGGGCTTGATGGACCCGAAAAAACGCCCCCGCCGCGCCATATTCGCGCCGCGCTTGCGTATCAGCCTGGGCGCAGGTGAAACGAAACCCGACGAGGTTGCCCCATGAGGTACGCCGTGGCCCTTCTGACCCGTATCGGGCTTGGCTCGCCCGGGCCCGACGAGGATGTGTTCGAGACGCGCCTTGCCCAGATGATCGCCACCGAACGCCCGCGCCTTCGGCTGCGGCAGGGGCCGCGCCCGTCGCTGTTCAGAAGTCGGGCGAGACGCCTGGCAGCTTGATCTCCTTGATGAGATCGCGCAGTTCCTGCCGGGCGGCGACGTTCGACAGGTTCAGGCTTTCGACGCCGACATCCTTCAGGTCCAGCAACGTCAGCCCGCGCGGGAACAGCTCGCGGAAGATGACCCGTTCCGAAAAGCCCGGGGCCACGCGAAAGCCGATGCGGCGCGACAGGCTGGTCAGCGCCTCACCGACCTTCTTCTTGTTGTGCATGTGCTGCGCGCCCAGACGGTTGCGCAGCACGATCCAGTCGATGGGCTTCAGCCCGGCCTTGGCGCGCAGCTGGCGGGCGTTCCAGACCATCTCGGCATAGATCGAGGGGCCAAGCACGCGGCCCGTCTCCGGGTCGGCGCGGGCCAGCAGGTCGAAGTCGATGAAGCTGTCGTTCAGGGGGGTGATCAGCGTATCGGCCAGTGAATGCGCTACTTGGCTCAGCCTTGTGTGCGAGCCGGGGCAGTCGATCAGGATGAAGTCGCTGGTGGCATCCAGCGCCGCCACGGCGGCCGACAGGCGGTGGTCGAAGACATTCTCGTTGGGCCCCAGCGTGGCCGCGTCAACCTCGGGCAACTCGCGGAAATCGGGCATCGGCAGGGTGATGCCCTGCCGCGCCGCAAAGGCGCGCCGGTTCTCCAGATAGCGCCCGAAGCTCTTCTGCCGGACATCGAGGTCCAGCGCGCCGACGCGCCAGCCCATGCGGCACAGGGCTGTTGCCACATGCATGCAGGTCGTGGACTTCCCCGACCCGCCCTTTTCGTTTCCGGTGACGATGATATGTGCCAAGTCGCTTCCCCGCCCGCAGTCCCCTGCCCGGGGTCCCGGGCGCTAGAACCTATATGTTGCGGTCTGCCCCAAGTGAAGCGCGAGGGCCGGCCGGTGGGCGTTTTTCCCGTGGATGTGGCCTGCGTGTTCTTGGCGCAGGCGCCAGATGGGGCCCGGATACAAAAAAGGGGCGCTGCCAGCGGCGCGCCCCTTCCGTATTGTCCGTCGCCGCTGCTCAGAAGCCGAGGCCGGCGTACTTGTTCTTGAACTTCGTCACGCGGCCGCCAGTATCCATCAGCTTGGCGTTGCCGCCCGTCCAGGCCGGGTGGGCCAGCGGGTCGATGTCCAGCGCCATCTGGTCGCCCTCTTTGCCCCAGGTCGAACGGACCTGGTACACGGTGCCATCCGTCATCTTCACGTTGATGATGTGATAGTCGGGGTGAATTCCTTGTCTCATGATCCCGCTCCTTACGCGCCTGCGCCGTCTTTGGCTTTGTAATTGGTGACTTCCGCGATCCGGGCAGATTTGCCGCGACGCGAGCGGAGGTAGTACAGCTTGGCGCGACGGACGCGGCCACGGCGCACGACCTCGATCGAGTCGATGTTGGTCGAATAGAGCGGGAACACCCGCTCCACGCCTTCACCGAACGAAATCTTGCGCACGGTGAACGACGCGGCGATGGTGCTGCCGCCCTTGCGGGCGATCACGACGCCTTCGTAGTTCTGCACGCGCGAGCGGGTGCCCTCGGTCACTTTGTAGCCGACGCGAACGGTGTCGCCTGCCTTGAAGTCCGGGATGGTCTTGCCGAGCGCAGCGATCTGCTCGGCTTCGAGTTGCGCGATAAGGTTCATCGCAAGTCCTTTGCTCTGCTCGCGGTTTTCCGCGAAGGTGATGCGCCCTCAGAGCTCTCGGTCTTCATCCGGGTCCGCGCTGTGCGTCGCACACCACGCCCGCCAGAGATCAGGACGGCGTTCTTTTGTCAGCCTTTCGGCCTCGGCCCGTCGCCAGTCGGCAATTCTTGCGTGGTGCCCGGATTGAAGAATTTCCGGTATCGCGCGGCCTTCCCAGACGGTGGGTCTTGTGTACTGTGGATGTTCAAGAAGCCCGTCCGAAAAAGATTCTTCCTCGGTGGACGCCTGATTCCCAAGCACGCGGGGTATAAGTCGAACTGTCGCGTCGATCAAGGCCTGTGCTGCGATCTCGCCCCCGGTGAGGACGAAATCGCCAAGGCTGACCTCTTCAACGCCATAAGCCTCCAGCACCCGCTCGTCCACGCCTTCAAACCGGCCGCACAGCAGGGTGATCCCGTCCGACTGGCTGAGCCGGCGGGCGGTGGCCTGATCGAAGGGCTTGCCGCGGGGCGACAGGTAGATCACCGGCCAGCGGGTGCGGTCGGGCGGTGTGCCGATGGCGGCCTGGTCCAGCGCCTTGGCGACCACGTCGGCGCGCAGCACCATGCCGGCGCCACCCCCGGCGGGGTTGTCATCGACATTGCGGTGCCGGCCCTCGCCGAAGGGGCGCAGGTCGATGGTTTCCAGCGCCCAGAGCCCCATGTCCAGCGCCTTGCCGGTCAGGCTCAGCCCCAGCGTGCCGGGGAAGGCATCGGGGAACAGCGTGACGATCTTCGCGGTCCAGGCCCCCTTCAGGCGGGGGTTGTGGTCCATCAACTCGCGCGGCTTGATCGACGCGGAAATGGCGAGGCGGCCATGCGAGCGGGGAGGGGCGTCCGACATCGCTCAGGTCTCTTCCGGCAGGTCGACGATGATCCGGCCGGCGGTCAGGTCAACGGTCGGCACCGCGGCACGGGTGAAGGGCAACAGCAGGGCATTGCGCTGGCCGGGGGCGAGGATCTCGAGGATATCCCCGGCGCCGTGGTTGTGGATGGCGTGGACGGTGCCGACGGGCGCGCCGCCGGTATCGAGCACCGGCAGGCCGATCAGGTCGGCATGGTAGAATTCGTCATCCGGCAGAGACGGCAGCTTTTGCCTTTCTGCCCAGAGGGTTGCGCCCTTGAGCTCATCCGCCTGCTCCTTGGTGGCGATGCCGGTCATCCGGGCCGCGAGGCCCCCTGCCACCGCGCGGGTGATCTTGACCGTGAAGCTGCGCTTGCCGTCTTCCGAGGTGAGCGGGGCGTAGTCGGCAATCGCGGCGGGGTCGGCGCAGAAGCTTTTCAGCCGCACCTCGCCGTGCACGCCGAAGGCGCCGGCAATCGCGCCCACGCAGACCTTGTCGTTTGCGGCCATGATCGCTTCCTCACATCGAAGGCGGGCGGACAAGCCCGTTTCAGACCGAAAAGGCGGGCAGCATCACGCCACCCGCCGCAAGTCTTGCGGCAATCCGGCGCCGTTGCAAGCGCCGGAATTACCGTTCAAACCCAAAGGCTTATTCGGTGGCTTCGGCGGTCGCAGCGGCCTTCTTCGCGCGCTCTTCGGCGCGCTTCTTGGCCTTGGCGCCGGGTTCGGCTTGCTTGGGGTTATTGCGGACGGCTTTTTCCAGAACGCCGGCGGTTTCCAGCATCCGGGCAACGCGGTCTGTGGGCTGGGCGCCGTGCGAGAGCCAGTATTTCACCCGGTCCAGATCCATTTTCACGCGCTCTTCGCTGTCCTTGGCCAGCAGCGGGTTGTAGGTGC belongs to Frigidibacter mobilis and includes:
- a CDS encoding Eco57I restriction-modification methylase domain-containing protein, which codes for MTSARTTKPRAPKSKVAASTVSPRGRFADLDKDKLRGGYYTSAQVAAWLCEWAIQSADDTVLEPSCGDGAFLEAAAQRLLSLGVTPAKIPHHLTGVEIVTAEARAATERLRPDLGKAADKIVCNSDFFGWWQGTDQPAFDVIVGNPPFIRYQSFPEPHRARAMAIMGDQGLKPNRLTNIWVPFVVAATASLKPGGRLALVLPAEILQVTYAAQLRSYLTDHFERIDVIACNELFFENAEQEVVLLLADGALAAATEDNTCRVALTAAETVADITDIRPALLLDRAEPKIICHDSEKWLKYFLDNRQISFMRELRDAEITSSMSTHASIDVGVVTGKNEFFVLSTDQVKDFGLEGYTTPLVSRSVQLKGSQLGKADWISLAADGNRVHLLNISAAQASELSAKLRQYIEDGERKEFHKGYKCSIRKPWYLVPSVWVPDGFAFRQIYDFPRMVLNASGATSTDTIHRMRSHGAKPERVIANTYTWLTAASAEIEGRSYGGGVLELEPTEAERLLMPAKLNGAMPLKDVDQLVRAGRLDAVLEENAKIILREHMGLSAADCDLLKSVWTQMRDRRNSRRRGTRKQAI
- a CDS encoding ribbon-helix-helix domain-containing protein; this translates as MCLQTSRDDASGYICFGRKSVEVVEGRVAPCTDVVQGGAKANHFRAAMQNAPHVHDDKSAHRLSVSLTAEQHRELNEIARKNRVSVAWVVREAVDRLLKEDMPLLHMGKE
- a CDS encoding division plane positioning ATPase MipZ, which encodes MAHIIVTGNEKGGSGKSTTCMHVATALCRMGWRVGALDLDVRQKSFGRYLENRRAFAARQGITLPMPDFRELPEVDAATLGPNENVFDHRLSAAVAALDATSDFILIDCPGSHTRLSQVAHSLADTLITPLNDSFIDFDLLARADPETGRVLGPSIYAEMVWNARQLRAKAGLKPIDWIVLRNRLGAQHMHNKKKVGEALTSLSRRIGFRVAPGFSERVIFRELFPRGLTLLDLKDVGVESLNLSNVAARQELRDLIKEIKLPGVSPDF
- the rpmE gene encoding 50S ribosomal protein L31, with protein sequence MRQGIHPDYHIINVKMTDGTVYQVRSTWGKEGDQMALDIDPLAHPAWTGGNAKLMDTGGRVTKFKNKYAGLGF
- the rplS gene encoding 50S ribosomal protein L19, giving the protein MNLIAQLEAEQIAALGKTIPDFKAGDTVRVGYKVTEGTRSRVQNYEGVVIARKGGSTIAASFTVRKISFGEGVERVFPLYSTNIDSIEVVRRGRVRRAKLYYLRSRRGKSARIAEVTNYKAKDGAGA
- the trmD gene encoding tRNA (guanosine(37)-N1)-methyltransferase TrmD; the protein is MSDAPPRSHGRLAISASIKPRELMDHNPRLKGAWTAKIVTLFPDAFPGTLGLSLTGKALDMGLWALETIDLRPFGEGRHRNVDDNPAGGGAGMVLRADVVAKALDQAAIGTPPDRTRWPVIYLSPRGKPFDQATARRLSQSDGITLLCGRFEGVDERVLEAYGVEEVSLGDFVLTGGEIAAQALIDATVRLIPRVLGNQASTEEESFSDGLLEHPQYTRPTVWEGRAIPEILQSGHHARIADWRRAEAERLTKERRPDLWRAWCATHSADPDEDREL
- the rimM gene encoding ribosome maturation factor RimM (Essential for efficient processing of 16S rRNA), whose amino-acid sequence is MAANDKVCVGAIAGAFGVHGEVRLKSFCADPAAIADYAPLTSEDGKRSFTVKITRAVAGGLAARMTGIATKEQADELKGATLWAERQKLPSLPDDEFYHADLIGLPVLDTGGAPVGTVHAIHNHGAGDILEILAPGQRNALLLPFTRAAVPTVDLTAGRIIVDLPEET
- the rpsP gene encoding 30S ribosomal protein S16, yielding MSMKIRLARGGSNKRPHYSIVASDSRMPRDGRFLEKLGTYNPLLAKDSEERVKMDLDRVKYWLSHGAQPTDRVARMLETAGVLEKAVRNNPKQAEPGAKAKKRAEERAKKAAATAEATE